The Hymenobacter swuensis DY53 genome includes the window TTCGCCGGCTTCTACCAGCGCAATCTGCCGCTCAATCTCGTACTCAATGGCCCGCTGCACGTTGCGGAAGGAGTTCATATTCTTCACCTCCACCTTCACGCCGAACTCGGTGGCGTCCTTGCGCATCACCGAAATGTTGGCGTCGCAGCGTAAAGAGCCTTCCTCCATGTTACCGTCGCAGATGCCCAGGTACTCCACCAGCTTCTTGATTTCGGCCAGGTAGGCGTAGGCTTCCTCCGCGTTGCGGATGTCGGGCTCACTCACGATTTCGATGAGCGGCACGCCGGCCCGGTTCAGGTCCACGAGGGTTTCCACCTCGCCAGCCAGGTGCATGCTCTTGCCCGCGTCCTCCTCCATGTGGATGCGCGTCACCCCGATTTTCTTCACCGAGCCGTCGCCCAGGCGGATATCCACGTGGCCGTCGTGGCAGATGGGGGTTTTGTCCTGGGTGATTTGGTAGCCCTTTGGCAGGTCGGGGTAGAAGTAGTTTTTGCGCGCAAACAGGTTGTCGCGGCGGATGTGGCAGTTGGTGGCCAGGCCCATTTTCATGGCAAACTCCACGGCCGAGTAGTTTACGCGCGGCAGCGTGCCGGGGTGGCCCAGCGTAATGACGCTCAGGTTGTTATTAGGCAAAGCGCCGTACTCGTTTTCGTCGGAAGAGTACATTTTGCTGCGCGTGAGCAGCTGGGCGTGTACTTCGAGGCCGATGACGGGCTGGTATTTGGATTTGATGCTGTCGTCCATAGAGAAATCAGGCAGGGTTGGCCGCCGGGGCCGCAAGATAAAACTATCTGTCCGAGAAAAAGCAGTTGCCCATCGTGCAACCAACTGGCCTTTCTGCCCGGACTGAGTGCCTTCGGGTATCAGTTGCTACCGCAGCGCCGGCTTAGAGCGTCTGGGGTGGCCGCCGCCGGAACAGGGGGGTGTTGTTGATGGCAAAGGTGATTGGCACCGTGAAATACACCCGTACCGGCCGGCCGTCTTGGCGGCCTGGTATGAATTTCGGAATGCCTTGTACCACCCGCAACGCCTCCGCATCCAATAACGCGTCAACCCCTTTCGACACCATCACCTGCTGCACCTGGCCGGTGGTATCCACTATAAACTTAACGAATACCTTACCCTGCACATTCCGGCGCAGGGCCTTGCCGGGATAGTGCGTGTTCTGACCAATGTAGCGCAGTAATGCTTCCTGTCCGCCCGGAAAAACGGGCATCACCTCGTACTCAGAAAAGGCAATTTCCTGCCCCTGGTTGTTATAACAGACGCCGGTGGTACGCTCATTATCCACGTACATTTCCTGACGCTTGAGCGTACCATCGGGGTAGTACAGCACCAGCTCTCCTTCCCGCTTGCCGGCCACATACAACTGACGATACTGTACCTGCCCGGTCTGGTAGAAACTTTCGTGCCGGTCTACTGCCTTACCGTGCTCATAGGGGTAGCGCCAGCTGAGCTGACCGCTCTCGTACCACCCTTCACTCGTCCCATGGACAATGTGCCGGTCAAGGTCTTCGTACACGGCAAGGGAACGGGGCTTACCACTCACAAAGAACGTGCGTACCGTACCCCCACCCGAAGCATCTGGCTCCGTCACTTTACGGTAGTCTGCGCCCTCTGCTGAAGGCAAAACAGCATCCGTTTTATCGAAATATTCAGTTTTTGTGGCGGTTTCGGTGGCTGCCTGCTGGGCCAGCGCGCCAAGGCTGCTGAGCGTGAGCCCCAGTGCCATTACATAATTTTTCACGGAATTTTCGGTAGAAAGATAGAACGAAGCGTCAAAGATACTCGCTCTTGCTGCAGCCAGGCAACAGCCGGTCCGCAGTACGTTGAAAGCGCATAAACACTCAAGAATGGAGCCAACAAGCCTTACTCCAGGCTAAAAGTAACCGGAGCCGAGTAGACGGTTTCAACCAGCTCACCATCCAGACGGCCGGGGACAAACGGCTTCAGCTTGCGCACTGCCTGCACGGCTTCTTCCTGCAGAAAGCCATACACACGCTTCAGATCAGCGTCGGCGTTGGCGGGTGGCGGTTCCGGCCGGATGTCTTTTACCCGGCCCTCAGTAGTCACCAAAAACTTCACTACAACCACACCTTGCACGTGCGCTATCAACGCCTCATGCGGATACTTTATATTCTGTTGCAATTCCCGTAGCAGGACTGCGGTATCCCCAGGATATACGGGCATTTGCTGGTAGGGAAAATAACGCACCACCTGTCCGTCGGGCCCGAAACACTCGCCCGTCGTGGGCTGACCGGGGGCTACCTGTTCGCGGCGGCGCAGAACGCCCGTGGGGTAGTACGTGAGGCGCGGCCCCTGCCCCTGCCCCAGCACGTAGCTTTCCTGCAGGCGCATTTTCCCGGATGTATGGTATTCCATGTACGCCCCGTGGCGCACGCGGGGGCGGCGGTTCAGGAAGCCCTCAAACGACAGCAGCTTACCGCTGGGCAGATAGTACGTTTTCTCCATGCCCCGGAGGCTATCAACCAGAATGGTTTCTACCCGATAAGCCGCTCGGGCGGCCCCTGCCAGCCGGTGGCCATCTTTGTCCTGATATTCGATTTGACGCGTAATCTTTGTGCTGTCGGGCAGTGTGTCCGCTGCTGACGCAGTACCGGAAATAGCTAATCCAACTACGAGTAAGAAATATTTCATCCGCCTTCTTAATACTGGGGCTTATATATGAATAGCGCCCGGGTGTAACAGGCAGCTCAAGGCTACTACTTATTACAACCGGGCGCTACACCTCGGAATCAGAATTTACTGCCCGCGTCTACCCGGCCAGCAGCCCGTCAATCAGGCCTTCGGCTTTGGCAATGGCGGCGCCCAAACCGGCCGCGTTCTTGCCACCGGCCGTGGCGAAGAACGGCTGCCCGCCGCCACCGCCCTGGATTTCCTTGGCCAGCTCACGCACCAGGGTGCTGGCGTTGAGCTTGCCGCCTTTGGCCAGCTCGTCGTCGAGCATCACGGCCAGCTGGGGCTTACCGTCGATTTCGGCGCCGAGCACGGCTACGAGGTTGGGCACGGCCTGGCGGAGGTTAAAGGCCAGGGTTTTGAGGCCGTCGGCCGAGGTGGCCTGCACCTGGGCGGCGAGGAAGTTTACGCCGTGCAGGGCCTTCACCTGGCCCACCAGCTGGTCTTTCTGCTGGTTGATGCTCTGCTGAGCGAAGTTTTCGATCTGCTTGCGCAGGGTGGCAATTTCCTCGGTCTGCTTCTCGATGCCGGGAATCAGGTGCTGGGGGTTGCCGAGGGCCTCGCGCACCTGGGCCAGCAAGTCCAGCTGCTGGTTCACGAAGGCTTCGGCGGCCTCGGCCGTCACGGCCTCAATGCGGCGCACGCCCGCGCCCACGGCGCTTTCACTCGTGATTTTGAAGAAGCCGATGTCGCCGGTGGTGCGCACGTGGGTGCCGCCGCACAGCTCCACCGAAAACTCCCGGTCGAAGGTGATGACGCGCACGAACTCGCCATACTTCTCCCCAAACAAGGCCGTGGCCCCAAGGGCTTTGGCGTCGTTGATGGGCACGTTGCGGCGCTCATCCAGCGGAATCTGCTGCCGGATGCGGGCGTTGACCAGCGTTTCCACCTGACGCAGCTGGTCGTCGGTTACTTTGGTGAAGTGCGAGAAGTCGAAGCGCAGCAGCTTCTCGTTCACGAGTGAGCCTTTCTGGGCCACGTGACTGCCCACCACCTCGCGCAAGGCAGCCTGCAGCAGGTGGGTGGCGGTGTGGTTGCGCTGAATCTGGGCGCGGCGGGCGTGGTCGTAGCGGGCTGTGAACTCGGCGTCGAGGTCTTCGGGCAGCTCCAGCACGGTGTGCACGATGAGGTCGTTTTCCTTTTTCGTGTCGAGCACGCGCACCTTGCTCAGCGGCGACTCCAGGTAGCCGGTGTCGCCAATCTGCCCGCCCGACTCGGCGTAGAACGGCGTCTGGTCGAGCACCACCTGGTACTCGGTTTTGCCTTTGCGGTCGGTGCGGCGGTAGCGCAGGATGCGGGCCAGGGCCTGCTCCTGGTCGTAGCCTACGAAGGCGGGCTGCTCTTCGAATTCGCGCACCACGGTCCAGTCGCTCTGCTCGGTTTCCTGGGCGTTACGGCTGCGGCTTTTCTGCTGCTCCAGCTCCTTCTTGAAGCCTTCCTCGTCCACGCTCAAACCCTTTTCGCGGGCAATGAGGGCGGTGAGGTCGAGCGGGAAGCCGAAGGTATCGGACAGCTCGAAGGCGGTTTTGCCGTCGATACGGCTGCCGTTCTGGCGGAAGCCTTCTTCCAAGGTTTCCAGGCGGCGCAGACCGTTTTCGAGGGTTTTGAGGAAGGCAATTTCTTCTTCCTCCACCACGCGCTGCACAAACTGCTGCTGCTGCTTGAGCTCGGGGAAGATGCCGGCCATCTGGTCGGCCAGCACGGGCACAATCTTGTAGAGGAAGGGCTGCTTCTGGCCCAGCGACGAAAACGCGTAGCGCACGGCCCGACGCAGAATCCGCCGAATCACGTAGCCGGCCTTCACGTTGCTCGGCAGCTGCCCATCGGAAATGGCGAAGCTGATGGTGCGGATGTGGTCGGCAATAACGCGGATGGCAATGTCCGTTTTCTCGTTTTCGGTGGCCGGCTGGTCATTCACGGTGGCCGGGGCCGTGCCGTGGTATTCCAGGCCTACCTCATTGGCAATGAACTTGATCAGCGGCTGAAATACGTCGGTGTCGTAATTGGACTTCACGCCCGACACGGCCATCATCAGGCGCTCGAAGCCCATGCCGGTGTCCACGCTCTGCTCGGGCAGCTTGATCAGGCTCTTATCGGCCAGGCGCTGGAACTCCATGAACACGTTATTCCAGATTTCCACCACCTGCGGGTGGTCAGCGTTTACCAGCTCACGGCCGGGCTTCTGGGCCCGCTCCTCCTCGGAGCGCAGGTCGATGTGGATTTCGGTGCAGGGGCCGCACGGACCCGTGTCGCCCATCTCCCAGAAGTTGTCCTTCTTGTTGCCAGGCAGAATCCGGTCGTCGGTGGTGTATTGGCGCCAGAGGTCCTGGGTTTCGGTGTCGGCAGAGGTGCCGTCGGCCTTGTCACCCTCAAAATAGGTCACGTAGAGGCGGTCCTTTTCCAGCTTGTACACGTCGGTGAGCAGCTCCCAGGCCCAGGCAATGGCGTCCTTCTTGAAGTAATCCCCAAACGACCAGTTGCCGAGCATCTCGAACATGGTGTGGTGGTAGGTATCGTAACCCACCTCTTCCAGGTCGTTGTGCTTGCCGCTCACGCGCAGGCACTTCTGGGTGTCGGCAATGCGCTTGAAGGGCGCGGGCTTGTTGCCCAGGAAATAGTCCTTGAACGGGGCCATGCCCGAGTTGATGAACAGCAGCGTGGGGTCGTCCTTCACCACAATGGGGGCCGAGGGCACGATGTGGTGGCCTTTAGAGGCAAAGAAGTCCAGGAACTGCTGGCGGACGTGGGAGGCGGTAGGGAGTGACATAAGAGTAGCGCGGA containing:
- the alaS gene encoding alanine--tRNA ligase produces the protein MSLPTASHVRQQFLDFFASKGHHIVPSAPIVVKDDPTLLFINSGMAPFKDYFLGNKPAPFKRIADTQKCLRVSGKHNDLEEVGYDTYHHTMFEMLGNWSFGDYFKKDAIAWAWELLTDVYKLEKDRLYVTYFEGDKADGTSADTETQDLWRQYTTDDRILPGNKKDNFWEMGDTGPCGPCTEIHIDLRSEEERAQKPGRELVNADHPQVVEIWNNVFMEFQRLADKSLIKLPEQSVDTGMGFERLMMAVSGVKSNYDTDVFQPLIKFIANEVGLEYHGTAPATVNDQPATENEKTDIAIRVIADHIRTISFAISDGQLPSNVKAGYVIRRILRRAVRYAFSSLGQKQPFLYKIVPVLADQMAGIFPELKQQQQFVQRVVEEEEIAFLKTLENGLRRLETLEEGFRQNGSRIDGKTAFELSDTFGFPLDLTALIAREKGLSVDEEGFKKELEQQKSRSRNAQETEQSDWTVVREFEEQPAFVGYDQEQALARILRYRRTDRKGKTEYQVVLDQTPFYAESGGQIGDTGYLESPLSKVRVLDTKKENDLIVHTVLELPEDLDAEFTARYDHARRAQIQRNHTATHLLQAALREVVGSHVAQKGSLVNEKLLRFDFSHFTKVTDDQLRQVETLVNARIRQQIPLDERRNVPINDAKALGATALFGEKYGEFVRVITFDREFSVELCGGTHVRTTGDIGFFKITSESAVGAGVRRIEAVTAEAAEAFVNQQLDLLAQVREALGNPQHLIPGIEKQTEEIATLRKQIENFAQQSINQQKDQLVGQVKALHGVNFLAAQVQATSADGLKTLAFNLRQAVPNLVAVLGAEIDGKPQLAVMLDDELAKGGKLNASTLVRELAKEIQGGGGGQPFFATAGGKNAAGLGAAIAKAEGLIDGLLAG
- the gatB gene encoding Asp-tRNA(Asn)/Glu-tRNA(Gln) amidotransferase subunit GatB — translated: MDDSIKSKYQPVIGLEVHAQLLTRSKMYSSDENEYGALPNNNLSVITLGHPGTLPRVNYSAVEFAMKMGLATNCHIRRDNLFARKNYFYPDLPKGYQITQDKTPICHDGHVDIRLGDGSVKKIGVTRIHMEEDAGKSMHLAGEVETLVDLNRAGVPLIEIVSEPDIRNAEEAYAYLAEIKKLVEYLGICDGNMEEGSLRCDANISVMRKDATEFGVKVEVKNMNSFRNVQRAIEYEIERQIALVEAGEIIDSETRGFDAATGTTNGQRSKETMNDYRYFPEPDLPPVIISDEWLHRVQAELPALPQQLYARFTGELGLSDYDATVLTAEKEVALYFDELTRLTPNAKAAANWVTGPVKAYLNERALTLDQFPLTTQHLADIIGLIDDNKVGHSVASKQLFPFLLENPTHTAAAAAEAQGLLQQSDAGALEAMIQQVLDANPAKVAEYRAGKKSLTGMFMGELMKLTGGKADPKMANQLLRQKLDA
- a CDS encoding energy transducer TonB; the encoded protein is MEKTYYLPSGKLLSFEGFLNRRPRVRHGAYMEYHTSGKMRLQESYVLGQGQGPRLTYYPTGVLRRREQVAPGQPTTGECFGPDGQVVRYFPYQQMPVYPGDTAVLLRELQQNIKYPHEALIAHVQGVVVVKFLVTTEGRVKDIRPEPPPANADADLKRVYGFLQEEAVQAVRKLKPFVPGRLDGELVETVYSAPVTFSLE
- a CDS encoding energy transducer TonB, encoding MKNYVMALGLTLSSLGALAQQAATETATKTEYFDKTDAVLPSAEGADYRKVTEPDASGGGTVRTFFVSGKPRSLAVYEDLDRHIVHGTSEGWYESGQLSWRYPYEHGKAVDRHESFYQTGQVQYRQLYVAGKREGELVLYYPDGTLKRQEMYVDNERTTGVCYNNQGQEIAFSEYEVMPVFPGGQEALLRYIGQNTHYPGKALRRNVQGKVFVKFIVDTTGQVQQVMVSKGVDALLDAEALRVVQGIPKFIPGRQDGRPVRVYFTVPITFAINNTPLFRRRPPQTL